In Lachnospiraceae bacterium, the DNA window ATGCTTATTCATAAAAGCACCACCTTTCGAAGGGAATAGCACAAAAACCTTTTGAAATTATCATAGCATACGGCAAAATAATATGCATTATATCTTCTTTAAACAAAGAGATATGCAAAGAAAGGAAGTGTCCACATGCCATTATTAAAAAACGATCAGTATACATCCGAAGACTACTGGAACCTGCCAGAAGGAACCAGAGCAGAGCTCATTGACGGTAAATTCTATGACATGGCACCGCCCAGCCGCATCCACCAGGAAATTTCTTATCAGCTATCAAGAGTAATCGGAAATTATATCGCAGAAAAAGGGGGAAACTGCAAAGTATACCCCGCCCCATTCGCTGTCAACCTTGACGCAGATGATAAAGACTGGGTAGAACCAGATATTTCTGTTATCTGCGACCCGAATAAGCTTACTGATCGGGGATGCTCCGGAGCTCCTGACCTGATTATAGAAATTGCTTCACCAGCTAGTAGCAAAATGGATTACATCAAGAAAAACGTTTTATATTTAGAAGCAGGAGTAAAAGAATACTGGATCGTAAACCCGATAAAAGAATGGGTTACTGTATATCGTTATGAGGAAGATGCGGCGCCTACCAATTACACTTTCACGCAGCCGATCACTGTAGGTATCTACAAAAACTTAACTATTACCATTGCAGACTTATTAAACTAAACATGGAGGTGCTCACTATGTTATATCCATTTATGACATTGAATGACGGAACTGAAATTGTACATTCAGAAACCATTGAAACAGCTGGAAAGGAAAAAGTTGAGGTACGTATTGAAAAACCAGTGTATGGCGGTTTTCATTCAGCTACCTGCTGGCTTCCTGAATACAAATGGGAAAATATCGACGGCTTCTCTCCTGAGGATATTCAATATTTTCAAGAGTTATTAGAGTCGGTTGCGCACATTATCTTGCAGTTAGCACGAGAAGGTGGTATTGAAGGAGGTTTAGACGATGCCTCAGGTTTTTAAAATCGCTGGATATACTGTTTATTTCTGGGTTAATGAAAATGATCCTCTGGAACCGGTTCATGTGCATATTTCCAAAGGGGTTCCTTCTCCCAATGCTACTAAAATATGGATCACAAAAAATGGCAAATGCCTTTTGTGCAATAACAATTCCAAAATTCCAGATAAGCAGCTCAGGGTTTTTATGCAGATTATTGAAGCCCGCAGTAAGTCAGTGCTCGACTTATGGTATTCAACATTCAAACAGATTAGCTTTTACTGTTAAAAAGTAAAAGACCGCCCCTGCGCCAACAGGAACGGCCTCTTACATAGATCTTCTCTTGCCAGTCTCCCAGCCAGATATAAATCAGACTTAGACACCTGAATTATATCATCTCCAGGACGTCTGTGCAAGGGGCGTCTTTTTTGTACCCATTTTCACCTCAAAACATAGGAATCCACCATTGCGACGTCGCAATCAAAGGAGAAATGATATATGCCAAGAAGAAAAAAGCACAGCCGCCTTCCCAACGGCTACGGCTCCATCCGCTACCTGGGAAAGAACCGGAAGAACCCATATGCAGTCCATCCGCCTGCAAATATCGACGGTGACCGCCCTGCAGCCCTCTGTTACGTTGATGACTGGATGAAGGGCTTCATCATACTGACTGCCTACAAAGCCGGCACTTATAAGCCTGGTATGGAAAAGGACCTGCAAGTATTATCTACAGACGAAAAAGATCTGGACACTCTGGCTCAGAAGCTCATGGCAGACTACAGCCTGATTAAGGGTGTAACTCCACCAGAAAAGCCTAAGACATTTGCTGATGTTTATCAGCTTTTCTACGAAGCAAAGTTCCATGAAGGAAACAAATTTTCCCAAAGCAGCAAATACTCCACTCAGGCCGCCTACAAAAACAGTGCTGCACTCCATGACCTTCCATGGGAATCTTTAAGAGCTACTGACTTTCAAAGCGTCATAGATAACTGTCCGCTGAAACGCAGCAGCATTGAACTGATTCTCAACCTTTTCCACCAGTTATGCGCTTTCGCTGTTGATATGAATATTTCAGATAAAAACTACAGCCGAAATTTAACGATCACCAAAGACGAAGATGATGAACATGGCGTTCCCTTTACTCCTACAGAGCTAATGACCTTATGGTACCATGCAGACAATGATATCGTGGAACTATTGCTCATATTGTGTTATTCTGGCTGGCGTATCACAGAGGCAGGAAAATTACATATTGACTTGGATCAAGGCTACTATGAAGGCGGAATAAAAACAAAAGCCGGTAAGGGCCGCATTGTCCCCATCCACTCAGCAGTCTATCCCCTGGTAAAACATCGCTATGAAAAATATGGAACACTCCTGCCAATGTGTGCGTATAACTTCCGCCTTAATATGTATAAGATTTTAAATGAGCTTGGTATAGAAAAACATACCCCTCACGATTGCCGTCATACTTTTTCCAAACTCTGTGAAGACAGTCATGTAAATGAAAATGACCGGAAGCGTATGATCG includes these proteins:
- a CDS encoding Uma2 family endonuclease, with product MPLLKNDQYTSEDYWNLPEGTRAELIDGKFYDMAPPSRIHQEISYQLSRVIGNYIAEKGGNCKVYPAPFAVNLDADDKDWVEPDISVICDPNKLTDRGCSGAPDLIIEIASPASSKMDYIKKNVLYLEAGVKEYWIVNPIKEWVTVYRYEEDAAPTNYTFTQPITVGIYKNLTITIADLLN
- a CDS encoding DUF4160 domain-containing protein yields the protein MPQVFKIAGYTVYFWVNENDPLEPVHVHISKGVPSPNATKIWITKNGKCLLCNNNSKIPDKQLRVFMQIIEARSKSVLDLWYSTFKQISFYC
- a CDS encoding tyrosine-type recombinase/integrase, producing the protein MPRRKKHSRLPNGYGSIRYLGKNRKNPYAVHPPANIDGDRPAALCYVDDWMKGFIILTAYKAGTYKPGMEKDLQVLSTDEKDLDTLAQKLMADYSLIKGVTPPEKPKTFADVYQLFYEAKFHEGNKFSQSSKYSTQAAYKNSAALHDLPWESLRATDFQSVIDNCPLKRSSIELILNLFHQLCAFAVDMNISDKNYSRNLTITKDEDDEHGVPFTPTELMTLWYHADNDIVELLLILCYSGWRITEAGKLHIDLDQGYYEGGIKTKAGKGRIVPIHSAVYPLVKHRYEKYGTLLPMCAYNFRLNMYKILNELGIEKHTPHDCRHTFSKLCEDSHVNENDRKRMIGHAFGNDVTNRVYGHRDLRDLKIEIEKIDKECFVTLL